Genomic DNA from Brassica rapa cultivar Chiifu-401-42 chromosome A04, CAAS_Brap_v3.01, whole genome shotgun sequence:
taaattttaaatctaactGTGATTTTTGTTGGTCAGGGATGTATTTTACGTGATTGTCAACGGTGAGCGGCCAGGAAGAGTGATCAGATACAATAAGAAGACGAAAGAGGCCAAGGTTGTCATGGACAATCTCCGTTGTAACAACGGTTTGGCTCTAAACAAAGATAGATCTTTCTTAATCTCATGTGAGTCTGCCACTGGCCTTGTCCATCGATATTGGATCAAAGGTCCTAAAGCTGGGACTCGTGACATCTTCGCCAAGGTTCCTGGTTATCCTGACAACATCCGTTTGACACCCACTGGTGATTTTTGGATTGGTATACACTGTAAGAAAAACTTACTAGGAAGACTGGTCGTGAATAATCAGTGGTTAGGGAAGTTGGTTGAAAAGACTGTGAAGTTAGAGTTATTGATTGGGTTAGTGAACGGGTTTAAGCCGCATGGGGTGGCCGTGAAGATCTCCGGGGAGACGGGAGAGATAGTGGAGATACTTGAGGACAAAGAAGGGAAGACAATGCAGTATGTGAGTGAGGCTTATGAGAGAGATGATGGTAAGATATGGTTTGGGTCCGTTTTCACGCCTGCCGTATGGGTTCTTGATCGCAAGTGAGTGATTCCCATTTGTTGTATGTACGTAGTCATGTTTTGTAAGTTAAGTGTCTCTTGTTTGTtgcttgtatttaaaaatatagacaTGCTTGTAGAGTGGATGCATCCACTGTATCATGTACAGTTTCAATAACTAAATACTTCTGGAGGGAAAATGAGTACTTTATTCCCCAAGTATTTGAAATCGACAGTTTTAATATTCAAGTATTGCTCGCGCAGAATTATTTCCCAACTAATAGTTGGCTGCGCGAAATTGAGAACATAATAGTCAACCATTAACTAATGAACGGAAAAATAACGGTTTCGTTAATTTTTTAACAGTTAAATATTATAATCATAGTTTTGCACATTCAGTGATTAGTTAAGGAATAAATATGCGCATatcatatttatgtatttaatttttcgattgaaaatacttgaaaaaataaaaggaacaaTCTTTTTTAGACACTTGTATAAACTACTATAGACAATTATATATTGTAAATTAGAAATACAGTGCAAATGTAGTTatcttaaaaactaaaaatatttttttcaggttttaactaggaattattttataaatcatctaaaatgattttataaacaTGAAGTACATCAACGATACAATGTAACTATAGttgttttgtattgttttatatGTCATTGTAAAA
This window encodes:
- the LOC103863067 gene encoding protein STRICTOSIDINE SYNTHASE-LIKE 9, giving the protein MPISEKLPTWAVVPAVFAVFSVISYQILIAPDNLNGTKNVLSMAKTIPLPVDGPESIEWDPQGGGPYAAVVDGRILKWRGDGLGWVEFAYTSPHRGNCSRHEVVPTCGRPLGLSFEKKTGDLYICDGYLGVMKVGPEGGLAELVVDQAEGRKVMFANQMDIDEEEDVFYFNDSSDKYHFRDVFYVIVNGERPGRVIRYNKKTKEAKVVMDNLRCNNGLALNKDRSFLISCESATGLVHRYWIKGPKAGTRDIFAKVPGYPDNIRLTPTGDFWIGIHCKKNLLGRLVVNNQWLGKLVEKTVKLELLIGLVNGFKPHGVAVKISGETGEIVEILEDKEGKTMQYVSEAYERDDGKIWFGSVFTPAVWVLDRK